A single region of the Amphiprion ocellaris isolate individual 3 ecotype Okinawa chromosome 4, ASM2253959v1, whole genome shotgun sequence genome encodes:
- the acaa1 gene encoding 3-ketoacyl-CoA thiolase, peroxisomal isoform X2: protein MHRLKLISGHLCPGGSAELNRDLQRAECGSAAAASGRDSPDDVVVVHGRRTAIGRAKRGALKDTTPDELLSAVMTAVLTDVGLSPDRLGDVCVGNVLQPGAGALMARVAHFLSGFPESVPVYTVNRQCSSGLQALLNLAGSIQSRTVDLGLACGVESMSLQSIGNPGDLTSRLSDVEKARDCLIPMGITSENVAERFGVSREKQDAFALSSQQKAARAQSLGRFDQEIVPVTTRFVDADGKQLQVTVGRDEGVRPGTTLEGLAKLRPAFTPDGSTTAGNSSQVSDGAAALLVGRRSVVEALGLPVLGVLRASAVVGVPPDVMGIGPAIAIPAALEKAGLTVADIDVFEINEAFASQAVYCVEKLGIPMEKVNPNGGAIALGHPLGCTGARQVVTLLNELRRRGRRAFGVVSMCIGTGMGAAAVFEYPGP, encoded by the exons ATGCACCGATTAAAGCTCATTTCTGGACACTTGTGTCCCGGCGGCTCCGCTGAGCTCAACCGAGACTTACAGAGGGCGGAATGCGGCTCGGCAGCAGCGGCGAGCGGCCGCGACTCTCCGGACGACGTGGTGGTGGTTCACGGACGGAGGACCGCGATAGGACGAGCGAAGAGAGGCGCTCTGAAG GACACGACGCCCGACGAGCTGCTGAGCGCTGTGATGACGGCGGTTCTGACGGATGTGGGACTGTCGCCTGATAGGCTTGGTGACGTCTGCGTAG GTAACGTGCTGCAGCCCGGCGCCGGCGCTCTCATGGCCAGAGTGGCTCACTTCCTCAGCGGCTTCCCGGAGTCAGTCCCGGTCTACACGGTGAACCGGCAGTGTTCCTCCGGCCTGCAGGCGCTCCTCAACCTGGCAG GATCCATCCAGAGCAGAACCGTGGACCTGGGCCTCGCCTGTGG GGTGGAGAGCATGTCGCTGCAGTCGATCGGGAATCCAGGAGATCTGACCTCCAGACTGTCGGACGTGGAGAAGGCCAGAGACTGCCTCATCCCCATGGG AATCACGTCGGAGAACGTCGCTGAGAGGTTCGGAGTCTCCAGAGAGAAGCAGGATGCCTTCGCTCTCAGCTCACAGCAGAA GGCGGCCCGGGCTCAGAGTCTGGGCCGGTTCGACCAGGAGATCGTCCCCGTCACCACCAGGTTCGTGGACGCCGATGGCAAACAGCTCCAGGTGACGGTCGGCAGAGACGAAGGCGTCCGGCCGGGAACGACGCTGGAGGGACTCGCCAAGCTGAGGCCAGCCTTCACGCCGGACGGCAGCACCACGGCAG GTAACTCCAGCCAGGTGAGTGACGGGGCGGCCGCCCTGCTGGTGGGGCGCAGGTCTGTGGTGGAGGCTCTGGGGCTGCCGGTCCTGGGGGTCCTGAGGGCCAGCGCCGTGGTGGGGGTCCCTCCTGACGTGATGGGTATTGGACCGGCCATCGCCATCCCTGCAGCTCTGGAGAAGGCTG GACTGACTGTGGCTGATATCGATGTGTTTGAAATCAATGAGGCCTTCGCAAGTCAG GCGGTCTACTGCGTGGAGAAACTGGGGATCCCCATGGAGAAGGTGAACCCGAACGGCGGCGCCATCGCTCTAGGCCACCCGCTGGGCTGCACCGGCGCTCGACAGGTGGTGACGCTGCTCAACGAGCTCCGACGCCGAGGCAGGAG GGCATTCGGAGTCGTGTCCATGTGCATCGGGACGGGGATGGGAGCCGCTGCCGTCTTCGAGTACCCTGGACCGTAG
- the acaa1 gene encoding 3-ketoacyl-CoA thiolase, peroxisomal isoform X1 → MHRLKLISGHLCPGGSAELNRDLQRAECGSAAAASGRDSPDDVVVVHGRRTAIGRAKRGALKDTTPDELLSAVMTAVLTDVGLSPDRLGDVCVGNVLQPGAGALMARVAHFLSGFPESVPVYTVNRQCSSGLQALLNLAGSIQSRTVDLGLACGVESMSLQSIGNPGDLTSRLSDVEKARDCLIPMGITSENVAERFGVSREKQDAFALSSQQKAARAQSLGRFDQEIVPVTTRFVDADGKQLQVTVGRDEGVRPGTTLEGLAKLRPAFTPDGSTTAGNSSQVSDGAAALLVGRRSVVEALGLPVLGVLRASAVVGVPPDVMGIGPAIAIPAALEKAGLTVADIDVFEINEAFASQVSCPGATRQSAAVEILVPCSHLHLAMVITGPSCCSGGLLRGETGDPHGEGEPERRRHRSRPPAGLHRRSTGGDAAQRAPTPRQEGIRSRVHVHRDGDGSRCRLRVPWTVAVDGKPRPGYCD, encoded by the exons ATGCACCGATTAAAGCTCATTTCTGGACACTTGTGTCCCGGCGGCTCCGCTGAGCTCAACCGAGACTTACAGAGGGCGGAATGCGGCTCGGCAGCAGCGGCGAGCGGCCGCGACTCTCCGGACGACGTGGTGGTGGTTCACGGACGGAGGACCGCGATAGGACGAGCGAAGAGAGGCGCTCTGAAG GACACGACGCCCGACGAGCTGCTGAGCGCTGTGATGACGGCGGTTCTGACGGATGTGGGACTGTCGCCTGATAGGCTTGGTGACGTCTGCGTAG GTAACGTGCTGCAGCCCGGCGCCGGCGCTCTCATGGCCAGAGTGGCTCACTTCCTCAGCGGCTTCCCGGAGTCAGTCCCGGTCTACACGGTGAACCGGCAGTGTTCCTCCGGCCTGCAGGCGCTCCTCAACCTGGCAG GATCCATCCAGAGCAGAACCGTGGACCTGGGCCTCGCCTGTGG GGTGGAGAGCATGTCGCTGCAGTCGATCGGGAATCCAGGAGATCTGACCTCCAGACTGTCGGACGTGGAGAAGGCCAGAGACTGCCTCATCCCCATGGG AATCACGTCGGAGAACGTCGCTGAGAGGTTCGGAGTCTCCAGAGAGAAGCAGGATGCCTTCGCTCTCAGCTCACAGCAGAA GGCGGCCCGGGCTCAGAGTCTGGGCCGGTTCGACCAGGAGATCGTCCCCGTCACCACCAGGTTCGTGGACGCCGATGGCAAACAGCTCCAGGTGACGGTCGGCAGAGACGAAGGCGTCCGGCCGGGAACGACGCTGGAGGGACTCGCCAAGCTGAGGCCAGCCTTCACGCCGGACGGCAGCACCACGGCAG GTAACTCCAGCCAGGTGAGTGACGGGGCGGCCGCCCTGCTGGTGGGGCGCAGGTCTGTGGTGGAGGCTCTGGGGCTGCCGGTCCTGGGGGTCCTGAGGGCCAGCGCCGTGGTGGGGGTCCCTCCTGACGTGATGGGTATTGGACCGGCCATCGCCATCCCTGCAGCTCTGGAGAAGGCTG GACTGACTGTGGCTGATATCGATGTGTTTGAAATCAATGAGGCCTTCGCAAGTCAG GTGAGTTGTCCTGGAGCAACTCGTCAGTCAGCAGCAGTAGAGATCCTGGTTCCATGTTCTCACCTCCACCTGGCCATGGTGATAACCGGCCCTTCCTGCTGCTCAGGCGGTCTACTGCGTGGAGAAACTGGGGATCCCCATGGAGAAGGTGAACCCGAACGGCGGCGCCATCGCTCTAGGCCACCCGCTGGGCTGCACCGGCGCTCGACAGGTGGTGACGCTGCTCAACGAGCTCCGACGCCGAGGCAGGAG GGCATTCGGAGTCGTGTCCATGTGCATCGGGACGGGGATGGGAGCCGCTGCCGTCTTCGAGTACCCTGGACCGTAGCAGTGGACGGCAAACcaagacctggatactgtgaTTAA
- the acaa1 gene encoding 3-ketoacyl-CoA thiolase, peroxisomal isoform X3 encodes MTAVLTDVGLSPDRLGDVCVGNVLQPGAGALMARVAHFLSGFPESVPVYTVNRQCSSGLQALLNLAGSIQSRTVDLGLACGVESMSLQSIGNPGDLTSRLSDVEKARDCLIPMGITSENVAERFGVSREKQDAFALSSQQKAARAQSLGRFDQEIVPVTTRFVDADGKQLQVTVGRDEGVRPGTTLEGLAKLRPAFTPDGSTTAGNSSQVSDGAAALLVGRRSVVEALGLPVLGVLRASAVVGVPPDVMGIGPAIAIPAALEKAGLTVADIDVFEINEAFASQVSCPGATRQSAAVEILVPCSHLHLAMVITGPSCCSGGLLRGETGDPHGEGEPERRRHRSRPPAGLHRRSTGGDAAQRAPTPRQEGIRSRVHVHRDGDGSRCRLRVPWTVAVDGKPRPGYCD; translated from the exons ATGACGGCGGTTCTGACGGATGTGGGACTGTCGCCTGATAGGCTTGGTGACGTCTGCGTAG GTAACGTGCTGCAGCCCGGCGCCGGCGCTCTCATGGCCAGAGTGGCTCACTTCCTCAGCGGCTTCCCGGAGTCAGTCCCGGTCTACACGGTGAACCGGCAGTGTTCCTCCGGCCTGCAGGCGCTCCTCAACCTGGCAG GATCCATCCAGAGCAGAACCGTGGACCTGGGCCTCGCCTGTGG GGTGGAGAGCATGTCGCTGCAGTCGATCGGGAATCCAGGAGATCTGACCTCCAGACTGTCGGACGTGGAGAAGGCCAGAGACTGCCTCATCCCCATGGG AATCACGTCGGAGAACGTCGCTGAGAGGTTCGGAGTCTCCAGAGAGAAGCAGGATGCCTTCGCTCTCAGCTCACAGCAGAA GGCGGCCCGGGCTCAGAGTCTGGGCCGGTTCGACCAGGAGATCGTCCCCGTCACCACCAGGTTCGTGGACGCCGATGGCAAACAGCTCCAGGTGACGGTCGGCAGAGACGAAGGCGTCCGGCCGGGAACGACGCTGGAGGGACTCGCCAAGCTGAGGCCAGCCTTCACGCCGGACGGCAGCACCACGGCAG GTAACTCCAGCCAGGTGAGTGACGGGGCGGCCGCCCTGCTGGTGGGGCGCAGGTCTGTGGTGGAGGCTCTGGGGCTGCCGGTCCTGGGGGTCCTGAGGGCCAGCGCCGTGGTGGGGGTCCCTCCTGACGTGATGGGTATTGGACCGGCCATCGCCATCCCTGCAGCTCTGGAGAAGGCTG GACTGACTGTGGCTGATATCGATGTGTTTGAAATCAATGAGGCCTTCGCAAGTCAG GTGAGTTGTCCTGGAGCAACTCGTCAGTCAGCAGCAGTAGAGATCCTGGTTCCATGTTCTCACCTCCACCTGGCCATGGTGATAACCGGCCCTTCCTGCTGCTCAGGCGGTCTACTGCGTGGAGAAACTGGGGATCCCCATGGAGAAGGTGAACCCGAACGGCGGCGCCATCGCTCTAGGCCACCCGCTGGGCTGCACCGGCGCTCGACAGGTGGTGACGCTGCTCAACGAGCTCCGACGCCGAGGCAGGAG GGCATTCGGAGTCGTGTCCATGTGCATCGGGACGGGGATGGGAGCCGCTGCCGTCTTCGAGTACCCTGGACCGTAGCAGTGGACGGCAAACcaagacctggatactgtgaTTAA